The nucleotide sequence AGTCGAGATATGGGCGGAGTTTGGCGAGTACTTTGGCAGTTTTTGACTCCGGACCACGGATAGTCGGGTCGTCGCTTGATTTCTCCCGAACGAGCAGCTGTGAATCGATACCGACCTCTCTGAGCCCCTCATGGATACGTCGCGCAGCAGTTCCCGCTCCCCCGCTATCGCTCGCGGTGAGGAGAAGGGGGCGGACCGAGTCCATATGGTTTTGTCTCCGGAGACCCACAAAAATACGATGGTGTCTGCTCTCAAAGCCCCAATCGGGTAGCCATTGCATCAAGCAGCCGTCGTGGTTTCGATCGTGTCTGTCGGAGTTCGTGAAACCGTTGGTCGTACTCTCTATCCGGTGCGACGAACGGCGGATGATTCAACGGAAACGACATTTCATACGTGTCCTTGTTTGCGAACCCGTGGGACGGATTCGTGGTGTTGGTCGCCGTCTCGTCGAAACCAATGTTCTCGACGAGATTTTTCGACGGAACGACCGAGAGGGCGTTGTTGCGATGTCGTGCGAATCCCCACTGGTAATCCCACGTGTCGAGTTCTCCAGACTCGGTTTTATCGTAGACGCGTTTTAGATATCGATATTGATCAGCGTCGTTTATCACGTCTCGAACCCGTGATTTAATTATTTCCTCATTCCAGCGTTCCATCGTTTTATCGTATTCCTCCCATGATTCTCGCCATGTTGCCCACCCCCAGATTCCGCCATATAGCGAGAAATGATAGTCATAGCCGTTCCGCTTCCACGTATCGAGGTAGTTCGATCCAGAGATATCCCAGACTCGATTATCTCCTCTAAAATACTCGAGCAATATATCACATAATTTAAAAAACGATATACTGGGTACGGTATCGTCCTCAAGGATTATTGCCTCGGAACTTTGTTCAAAGATCCACTCCAACCCGGTAGAAAACCGTTTCTTGAGTCCAAGATTTTCTGTAGCAAAGTTTGTTTTTACGTCAAATCTAAATTCATTCTCAGTAATTTGTCTACGTGTCTTTTCGCACATTTCACGCTCCGAATTATCCTGAGGGCCATCAGCGATAACGTACAGCGCTGGTGGATTTGCTTTTTGAACCCTTTCTAATACACGTTCAGTATGATCTGGGCGATTGTAAATGAATAGTGCCACTGGCGTTGATAGATACCTCCCACTCATGTCATATTATTTATTTTGAAGGTAGGTCGTCATCTTTTAAATATCATTATTTCTCCGGCATGTTCCGGATATGTGGGTTCTACAGTTCGTGTTTTATGATCGATTAAGGTAAAATCAGCAAACGCTTCCTTGTAGCTTTCAACGGATCGAGGCCAAGTGTGTGATCCTGCGTCACCTACTGTTTCTTCGCAAATCAATACAACTGCATCCTCTGTGGTTACCCTTTCTATCTCCTCAATGGATTCCTGTATCAGAGATGGCGGTATGTGCTGCAGGACTGTCCAGGTTACGACGAGATCAAATGATTCTTGTTCGAATTCTAGGTCCGGTAGACGATCTCCGGTCCATGTAATACCCGGATACAATTTCTGTGACTTTTTTCGAACTTTCGAATTCGGCTCCACGCCATAATGGTCCGACGAGTGGCGTCCGATCCATGGTGATACCCGCCCGTAACCGCTCCCGATCTCCAGTGACCTTTCGGCTGAAATGTCATATTCTGAAATGACATCTATCAACTGGGATATTTCGTAATAGTATCTCGCGGAGAATTCTGGCCTATCTTTGGTTCCTCCTGAAAACCCGCCGATATTAAACGTATAGTACTCGTCTTCTTCTCTCCAACTTCTATCCACCTTTTGATGGGACAATCTATTTTTCTTCGCTAAGATCCAATCTTGAAACTTCTCATATATATTTCTTGATTTCGTTTCCATGGTTTCGGGTGTGTTATCCATGTGCAGGGGAAGTCTATCTCGCTTTATATTCTTACTGGATATTGTTGGGTCTTTCTTTCTTCGTTGCTATGACGACTTTTACGTCATCTTTTGCATGTTGCCGGGCCATCTCCGGCTCGGCAACGCCGGCGTCATGAACCTCATAGCCTCGATCCCTCAATATCTCAATTATACTATCGGTTGGTGATTCAAATACACCGTGCGTTTCTACGATCATTGTCTTCGCGTCAGGAAGGGAAGGGACAACGTCAATTTCTTCTCCTTCAATGTCAACGATGCATACGTCCGGCATCGGAAGATCTTCGGGTTCAATAACTGTGGCACCTTCTGGACTCCCCCATAAATTGTCTGGACTGCCAACAATTGCATGAGTGACTGTTACAGATGCAGTTACGGGGTTCAATGCCAACGTTCTTGAATGGAGTGACAACATCTCTTTTGCTCCTTCGTAAACAAATATGTCCCCTTCTGGTCCGGACTCTCGTGCCGCATGGACCGTCACAACCCCAAGTCCACCACCAAGTATGACAACGGTGTCTCCTTGCGATATAAGCCCCACAGCTTCAGATATTATTGTGCCTTCGTACGTCGGCCGATCCCTGATGTTTTTGTCGGGATCAAGACAGTCCGCTAGATGATGCCGTTCGACGGTGACACCGTTGTATTCTGTTTTGATCGAGGGCGTGATTGGTCGGATCTGTCTCAAAACGAACTTGAGACTTGCACGCAGTAATGGTATAAGCCCGTCGGCTTGATATATCTCAGCGGCTCGACGGACTTTTTCGAGCATTCCGATATCTGTGATTCAGTGGTCGGTCTGATAAGTGCTTCCCAATATTCGGGCCGTCTACTCCAATAGTTGTATGGTACTTTGTCCCTCAGTAGTGTTGTATGGATCGGTCTCTTCGAGTGCTACTCGTCACGCTTAATTACCCGCCACCACCGGGGGGGATTCAGACAGTGACGAAAAACCTTGAACACGGACTCCGTGCAGAGGGTCACGCCTGTAAAGTACTTCACCTTCCGATGGCAGACACTTCGCGTTCAGTCGGGGACTACATTCCTCGGCCATCACGTCTATACAACTGGAGAAGCCTTACGAATCGTGACTTTCCGTATTTAAACTTCGTCTATCGGAAAACAATGAACGCGATTCGTGAATTCAATCCCGACATCGTTCATGCATTACACTGTAACAACTGGACAGCTCTGGTCGCGGCACGAAATCACGGGATAGCGCGTGTCCTTTCAGCTCACGCTCTCGAATTACAAAATACACCACTTGCCAGAACTGCTATCGGCGATGCGGATTCCGTGCACGTTCCGTCTCGGTTCACTGAAAATCAGGTATGCAAAATCCACTCCAAGGCCGAGACGAACGTTATTCCACCTGCAATCAATGTAGACGAATATCGCAAGATGTCGAAACGCTCAAATATCGATTCTCAGTCCGGGCCAATCGTTTGCATCGGCCGATTCGTAGATAGAAAGAACATTGAGACAGTTATTCGGTCTTGGAACTATTTTCCGCCACACGTCAGGGAAGGTCGAGAACTGTTGGTCGTCGGAGATGGTCCGAACCGAGCCGAAATCGAAACACTTGCTTCCGAAGATGACAACATTCGTCTCCTTGGATGGGTAAGCGAACAAACCAAGCGTGAATTACTTGCCAAAGCTAGCGTGTTCGTCTTAGTTCCTTCTCGGGACGGATACGACGCAGAAGGGTTTGGAATCGTGTATATTGAGGCCCAAGCCGCAGGAACTCCTGTCGTCGGTTCCACTACTGGTGGGGTGCCCGAAGCGATTGGTAATGGAGGCCTCACTGTTGAAGATGAGACCGATCCGAAAGCTGTAGCGAGAGCGATTGAAACGATGGTGACGAACGATAGTATTCGATCAGAGAAGGTCTTCAATGCTAATCAACGCATTGAACAGTTTGATATTCCCGCGGTCACCGAGCAACACGTGGCGTCATATCGTAGTCTACTAACTGAATGAGCCGACAAGCATTTCATCTTCAACTAATCATATCAAATATGGATATTCGTAGCTTTGTCTTGTTTGACGATGAGTCAACTAATTTTGAATTAGCTGTCCACCAGGGTAACCGTCTATTGAGAGGGGTTTTCATCGGACAGACCATTCTTTAACCATCATTGTATGACAAACACGCTCATTTTCACCAAAGGGGGAGGACGGCTTGGAAATCAACTAGTTAACTATGCTAACCTATACGCTTTCCAGTGTGAAAATCCAGAATTCAATGTTTTTGATCTAGCATTTGTTCCATTTATTGAGGATTATTCACGGCCGGACTTAGACTTGCTCAATAAATCTAGTGCGCTCGATGATATATGGCATCCTCTGATACGCCTATTCTGGGACGACGGCATTCTGATATCAACCATTCCCGATCGAATCATTCACCCATTCCGATTGCGTCTTGTCCATGGCATGGCCGTACATCGAAGAGAGGCACAGAGTATAGTTGCCGGCAATCCGCATATTTCTTGTAAGATCCCAGGAGTTCACTGCGATGGCCTTGATCTGACGGACCCAGAGGATATCGCACAAATTCAATCGAAGTCTGTATCCGTCGTTGCTGGCTGGAACGTGCGTGCATGGCCTTTAGTTGAACAATACCGTGACGAGATTCGTCACCAGCTACGGCCTGGGCCGGAACGAACTAATTCGGTTATGGATTATATTGAGTCGTTGCGAGATAAATATGATTTACTTGTAGGACTTCACATTCGGCAGAGTGATTACCGTGAATGGCATGACGGGGAGTTCTACTATACCGCTAGGGAATACTGGGACATGGCAGAAGCGTTTGCCGAACGATCTTCGGCGGAATCAATGGCGTTTTTAATTGCTTCGGATGAAACTCATGATAATTCGATATTTGATCACGACAAGTATCACATGGGATTGGGGGATCAAGATAGAGTGAATCATTATGTGGAGGATTTCGTCAAACTCTCACATTGTGATATCGTGTTAGCACCGCCCAGCACATTTAGCGCCTTCGCAGCGTTTCTTGGAGACCTTCCGCTGGTACCACTCTACGAGGGCGTTACCAATGATGGATTCCAGAAACTAGAACGTCCATTGTTGGACTCTATAGATCATCCGGTTATGTCTTCGGCCATTCGGTAATATTTTCTCGATAATAACTATTAGAGAAATGGGAATAGCTCAGTCCAATTATATCATACCGATTCTTTTTGTGCATTGATCTATTAGGTTTACACCGAATGGATCTCCCTCGATACAGATTATCGCATTTGCGTTCTGCAATTAGAAATCCAAAGAGAGCATTTTTAGAATTAAATAAGATATACTATACTAAAGTTCATGGGTGGGAAGGTATTGATATTGTAGAAGAAGACTGGGATAATTTAATCGTTTTGGACGCGTGCCGATACGATTCTTTTCGAGAATTAAATACTATATCGGGTAAATTAGAAAAAGTTCACTCAAAAGGTTCTATGACAGTCCAATTTCTCCGAGAAAATTTCCCAGATGATGGATATCCAGAAATAGTATATGTTTCGGCAAATCCAAATATCACCTGGCTTGATGCGAAATTCCATAAGCGAATTAGATTGTGGGAAAATCATACCGATGGTGATAAAGGTGTTGTTCCACCACAGTCAGTGACAGCAGAATCATTGAAATATCTGGACCAATATCCAAATAAGCGTGTGATAATCCACTATATGCAGCCTCATTATCCGTTCATTGGTGATTTCGGTCAGAGTCTATATGAGCGGGGATTGATAGAACACCGTAATAATGGAAACGAGTTCTGGCATCAAATTTCTACACGGGAAGCCAGTAAACAGGACTTTAAAATGGCTTATGAAGAAAATCTCCGAATTGTTCTGCAGGAAGTCGAAAAATTAACTGAAAATATTGACGGGAAGACGATAATTACATCAGATCATGGAAATGAGTTTGGGCGGCTCGGGGTATATGGTCATCCAAGTGGGACATTCACTAAAGGATTGACAGAGGTCCCATGGTTTATTATTAATAGTGGTGTGAGAAAGACAATATATTCAGGAACTGCAACTGATGGTCCAATTGAACAAGATACACAATTGGACGATAAATTGGAAGCATTAGGATATGCGTGAGTGATCTATCTCAATTTCTCGTTTGTGGGTAAGTAGGTTCATATAGCTAAACTTTCACCCCGTCTATCGATATAGCACTTGTATATTTGAAAATACTCATATGTACAACTATTCGAGTGAAGCCACCGGATTGAATCACCAACCTTCCAGTAATTTAAGCTTTGAGTAAGTGTGTGTGTGTCTGTGTGTCTTCTCCTTTCCGGGAGATGAGTTTCAGGGGTTGCCTTTGATGAACTGGTGTTGGCCGCCGGGCACCACCGGTACTATATTTTGAACTACTAGGCTCAACATTGCCCACAACCTGACAACTACAGCGTCAATATTCACCAAAAGCGGGGGGTTTCGATAACCCGATGGGAACGTACCGACCACCTGCAGTTTCATATGTCATATACCCTAACTGATCAAGCTGTTTGGCAACCCTTTGCGAATCGATATTTGATACCTGCCGGGGTGGAGTAGTTGTAACCTGCTTTCGTTCGTCATACGGTACTTCCAGCCACGGGACAGTACGAAGTTCAGGAACATATTGCGTCTTGAGATGGCCGTATTTTCGTGGCGAAAAGACCGCGCTCGAATCTCCCAAAAGTTCCCCGTGGTCGGCAGTGATAACTGTTTTCCCCTTCAAATGGGGTAGTAATTTCTCCACGTATTCCAATACGAGTTTTAGGTTTTCACGGTATATCGTTTGTATCTTTTCTTGTGAAATATACCCGGCCTCAGCTGCCCACATTAAGTCGGGATACATGCGTTTAGGATCATTATTGGATTCATTGAGCCGCTGGAACCCGATATTCTCATTCTCATTTAGACTTTGCCTTAGTGTTCGAGCCGTTTCGCCAAAATACGGACCATGTGGCTGCATGAAATGAATTATACATCGCTTATTTTCGTATTGTTCATACACGTCAGAAACAACATCGAACACATGTTCAGGATGAAAACACTCCTGATTGCGCTCTACATCAGGTTCCCACTCTTTCCCGTAAGTTCGCAAAACGTCGTGGAAAACCCCTCCATCTAGCGTCATATCTGTATGTGGATTTGATGAAATGTATACTGTGTCGTGTAGTTCTCGTCCATTGAATGTTTTCTCGATAAACTGGCTCGTTCGTGAGGCTACCGAGATAACTTCATCTAGGTCTCCTTCTATTTCTTGAATTGAATCGAAAACATCGTATCGGCAGGCATCAAGAAGGATCAAGTTGTCCCAGTCTTCAGTGACAATATCTGTTCCTGGACCATATTTCCGAAGAAAAATCGGTTTGTCGACCCGTTCGTGGGCTATTTGAAGAATAGATTCGGCCTTCTGGTTCAGTATATTTCGTAGGAGTTCCGGGTTATTCATTCCCTTTTTGAATTTGCGGAGTAGATTTGGATTTGGGGTCATTGGTTCTAGACTGAGGTTATCGCTTTAACAGTATATCTATGGTATCTGGGTAGTGTTTAGATAACTTGGTTCCATACGAACGGGAAGGGGCGGACCTAATTGCCGACGTATATACCGGATATACACAACCAGAAGTCGATGGTCGAACTTTTTTGGAACACTGTGGGGACAATTTGGATATATACACATCTTAAGCTCAATATGATTGAATTCTATTTGCAAATTTCGTCTTGTTGGTCTCTCTGATGCGACTTCTTTGCAATATCTACTTTCGTCCGTTCGATCCCTTCACGGAGCGGAATCGACGGTTCCCAGTCAAGATGCTCACGTGCTTTCGAGAGATCGGGCTTCCGGATGTCTGGGTCCTGTTCTGGACGCCCTTCGTAGACAATATCGCTATCGCTGTCGGTCACATCGATGACGACCTCCGCTAAGTCTTGGATCGTCCGTTCGTCGGGATTCCCGATATTGATCGGTGTTTGTACGTCCGCATCCATCAACGCCCGAAGCCCTGCGATGAGGTCGGAAACGTAGCAGAAACTCCGCGTTTGACTCCCGTCACCGTGAACGGTCAGCGGTTCGCTCTCCAGTGCTTGCCGGAGAAAGGTCGGCACGACACGCCCGTCGTCGAGTCGCATCCGGGGACCATATGTATTGAAAACCCGCGCGACACGGACGTCAAGATCGTGTTGGTCGCGATAGGACCGAATCAGCGACTCTGCGTAGCGTTTCGATTCGTCGTAACAGGATCGCGGGCCGTACGGATCGACGTTTCCGCGGTAGTCTTCGGGCTGGGGATTGACTTCCGGATCGCCGTACACTTCGCTAGTAGAGGTAAACAGGTACTTTGCGTCCTTTTCTTTCGCCAGTCCGAGGGTCTTGTGTGTGCCGAGCGCACCGACCTTTAGTGTCTTGATTGGATGGTCCTGGTAGAACACCGGCGAGGCGAGGCTCGCTAGATGACAGACCCAGTCAACGTTACCCGTCACGTGGACGAACTCGGTTACGTCGTGTTCATAGAACGTAAATCGATCATGATGGAAAAACCCGTCCAGATTCTCCGTTCGACCGCTCACCAGGTTATCCATCGCGATGACTTCGTGACCGTCTTTGAGTAGTGATTCACACAGATGCGAACCGAGAAAGCCCGCCCCGCCGGTAACGACAATCCTAGCCATCGGTTTCCAATTGGGCCTGTAGTACGTCTCGGACGGCCGTGTTCATTTCACCTTCGTCGTGTTCCAATGCCATCTCGACGTTTGCCTCAAGCCAGTCAATGAGCGTCCCGATGTCGAAGCGGTCGCCTTCCAGCGGGAGGCCCCGTACGTGATCGAGCTTCCGAATCGCGTCGGTAAGCTGCAGTTCACCCCCGACGCCTGGTTCGGTCGCTTCTAGTGTTTGGAAGATTTCGGGCGGCAGCACATACCTGCCTGTGATCGCGAGGTTCGATGGTGCGGCTTCTTGAGAAGGTTTTTCGACGAAGTCTGCGACCGGAAAGGACTGTCTGTCCGAGGAAGCTGTCGATTCGATGTCGGCTACTCCGTAAGCCGGAACGTCTTCCCAGGGAACCTCTTCGAGCGAGACCATGGCACTTTCGCAACCTTCGGCGGCTTCGACGAGTCGTGCAGTACACGAGCGCTCGCTCTGGACGATCGTATCGCCGAGCAATAACGCGAAGGGTTCGTCCCCGACATGTTTCCGAGCGTAAAGAACGGCGTCACCGAGTCCGTTACGCTCTTTCTGGCGGATGTAGTGAATGTCGGCGATATCGGCGATATGCTGGACGCGATCCAGTCGTTC is from Halorhabdus sp. BNX81 and encodes:
- a CDS encoding class I SAM-dependent methyltransferase; the encoded protein is MDNTPETMETKSRNIYEKFQDWILAKKNRLSHQKVDRSWREEDEYYTFNIGGFSGGTKDRPEFSARYYYEISQLIDVISEYDISAERSLEIGSGYGRVSPWIGRHSSDHYGVEPNSKVRKKSQKLYPGITWTGDRLPDLEFEQESFDLVVTWTVLQHIPPSLIQESIEEIERVTTEDAVVLICEETVGDAGSHTWPRSVESYKEAFADFTLIDHKTRTVEPTYPEHAGEIMIFKR
- a CDS encoding glycosyltransferase family 4 protein codes for the protein MDRSLRVLLVTLNYPPPPGGIQTVTKNLEHGLRAEGHACKVLHLPMADTSRSVGDYIPRPSRLYNWRSLTNRDFPYLNFVYRKTMNAIREFNPDIVHALHCNNWTALVAARNHGIARVLSAHALELQNTPLARTAIGDADSVHVPSRFTENQVCKIHSKAETNVIPPAINVDEYRKMSKRSNIDSQSGPIVCIGRFVDRKNIETVIRSWNYFPPHVREGRELLVVGDGPNRAEIETLASEDDNIRLLGWVSEQTKRELLAKASVFVLVPSRDGYDAEGFGIVYIEAQAAGTPVVGSTTGGVPEAIGNGGLTVEDETDPKAVARAIETMVTNDSIRSEKVFNANQRIEQFDIPAVTEQHVASYRSLLTE
- a CDS encoding sulfatase-like hydrolase/transferase, which translates into the protein MDLPRYRLSHLRSAIRNPKRAFLELNKIYYTKVHGWEGIDIVEEDWDNLIVLDACRYDSFRELNTISGKLEKVHSKGSMTVQFLRENFPDDGYPEIVYVSANPNITWLDAKFHKRIRLWENHTDGDKGVVPPQSVTAESLKYLDQYPNKRVIIHYMQPHYPFIGDFGQSLYERGLIEHRNNGNEFWHQISTREASKQDFKMAYEENLRIVLQEVEKLTENIDGKTIITSDHGNEFGRLGVYGHPSGTFTKGLTEVPWFIINSGVRKTIYSGTATDGPIEQDTQLDDKLEALGYA
- a CDS encoding UDP-glucuronic acid decarboxylase family protein, which codes for MARIVVTGGAGFLGSHLCESLLKDGHEVIAMDNLVSGRTENLDGFFHHDRFTFYEHDVTEFVHVTGNVDWVCHLASLASPVFYQDHPIKTLKVGALGTHKTLGLAKEKDAKYLFTSTSEVYGDPEVNPQPEDYRGNVDPYGPRSCYDESKRYAESLIRSYRDQHDLDVRVARVFNTYGPRMRLDDGRVVPTFLRQALESEPLTVHGDGSQTRSFCYVSDLIAGLRALMDADVQTPINIGNPDERTIQDLAEVVIDVTDSDSDIVYEGRPEQDPDIRKPDLSKAREHLDWEPSIPLREGIERTKVDIAKKSHQRDQQDEICK
- the galU gene encoding UTP--glucose-1-phosphate uridylyltransferase GalU; its protein translation is MEVTTAVIPAAGFGTRFLPVTKAQPKEMMPVLDKPTIQYVVEEAVAAGIDDLLIITGRGKQAIERHFDKSYELEHELRRSGKDERLDRVQHIADIADIHYIRQKERNGLGDAVLYARKHVGDEPFALLLGDTIVQSERSCTARLVEAAEGCESAMVSLEEVPWEDVPAYGVADIESTASSDRQSFPVADFVEKPSQEAAPSNLAITGRYVLPPEIFQTLEATEPGVGGELQLTDAIRKLDHVRGLPLEGDRFDIGTLIDWLEANVEMALEHDEGEMNTAVRDVLQAQLETDG